The following are encoded in a window of Lactobacillus panisapium genomic DNA:
- a CDS encoding alpha/beta hydrolase — MKVNDLTLTNFNKREFKVHTYTLDSIGDLVTPKHPLAIIIPGGSFDHLSLREGEPVALAFNNCGFNSVVMEYNLVQDEGDIYPDAGLDVLTTVKYFRDHAREYNIDPAKIVTVGFSAGGHVASFANSMANSPKYQKEFSFTSSAVLPSKTILGYPLINLAKIGFDVPAEEEGKVPTDEFVKNSALGVTAKTPATFIFHAWDDPVVLVTNTMEYIAALHAKNVPCEVHIFNRGGHGFSLARKDMVIKGREWQENPHAAHWFKLAQEWLASEWS, encoded by the coding sequence ATGAAAGTAAATGATTTAACGTTAACTAACTTTAACAAGCGGGAGTTTAAAGTTCATACTTATACTCTGGATTCAATTGGTGACTTAGTGACTCCTAAGCATCCGCTTGCCATTATTATTCCAGGTGGCAGTTTTGACCACTTGTCTTTACGAGAAGGCGAGCCGGTAGCACTTGCCTTTAATAACTGCGGCTTCAACAGCGTTGTAATGGAATATAACCTGGTTCAAGATGAAGGTGATATCTATCCGGATGCGGGGCTAGATGTATTGACTACGGTTAAGTACTTTCGTGATCACGCGCGTGAATACAATATTGATCCTGCAAAAATTGTTACTGTTGGTTTTTCAGCTGGCGGTCACGTGGCCAGCTTTGCCAATAGCATGGCTAACTCTCCTAAATACCAAAAAGAATTTTCTTTTACCAGCAGTGCCGTCTTACCATCTAAGACTATTTTAGGGTACCCGTTAATTAACTTAGCTAAAATTGGCTTTGATGTCCCCGCTGAAGAGGAGGGCAAGGTACCGACAGATGAGTTTGTTAAAAATAGTGCATTAGGTGTAACTGCCAAAACGCCTGCAACTTTTATTTTTCATGCGTGGGATGATCCAGTTGTATTAGTGACAAATACCATGGAATATATTGCTGCTTTACATGCCAAAAATGTGCCATGTGAGGTTCATATTTTCAATCGTGGTGGTCACGGCTTTTCACTAGCCCGTAAGGATATGGTGATAAAAGGGCGCGAGTGGCAGGAAAATCCGCATGCGGCCCACTGGTTTAAGTTAGCTCAAGAGTGGTTGGCCAGCGAATGGTCATAA
- a CDS encoding aggregation promoting factor surface protein has translation MKKLKKNKSLLTKLIAALALSFGFTVVAQTTNTSSNVQTVQAARKLSKRERAAKNWIAMRESGGNYYARNGVCYGKYQLNINYLHGNYSPKNQERVADNYVYGRYGSWVNAKSFWLSHHWY, from the coding sequence ATGAAGAAATTGAAGAAAAATAAAAGTCTGTTAACTAAGTTAATTGCAGCTTTAGCACTATCTTTTGGTTTTACTGTTGTTGCGCAAACAACTAACACCAGTTCAAATGTTCAAACTGTTCAAGCTGCTAGAAAATTATCTAAGCGTGAACGTGCTGCCAAGAACTGGATTGCAATGAGAGAATCCGGTGGTAACTACTATGCTAGAAATGGTGTGTGTTACGGCAAGTACCAATTAAACATTAATTACCTTCATGGTAATTATTCCCCTAAGAACCAGGAACGAGTTGCCGATAATTACGTTTACGGCCGCTACGGTTCATGGGTTAATGCCAAGAGCTTTTGGTTAAGTCATCATTGGTATTAA
- a CDS encoding M1 family metallopeptidase: MTAKHFYETFHPDHYDLFIDVNREQKTITGTSTITGEAIEDTILINQKYMTITKVMCDGTEVPFTVDDEEEAIKIAVGKTGKVTVEITYSAPLTDTMMGIYPSYYKVNGVKKQIIGTQFETTSARQAFPCVDEPEAKATFSLALKYDEHEGETTIANMPEIKVENGVHYFEKTVRMSSYLIAFAFGELQSKMTETKDGVKVGVFATKAHQAKELNFALDIAKRAIEFYEEFYQTKYPLPHSWQLALPDFSAGAMENWGLVTYREAAILLDPDNATPEQKAYVATVIAHELAHQWFGDLVTMKWWDDLWLNESFANMMEYVSIDALEPEWHVWDNVYQISEVPAALNRDATDGVQPVHVEVEHPADIDAIFDSAIVYAKGSRMLVMVRALLGDEALRKGLKYYFDQHQFGNATGDDLWNALSTATDLDIGKIMHTWLDQPGYPVVTAKVNAENHLVLSQKQFFIGEGKDANRKWAIPLNANFAAPQIMSERELDLGDYQDLRAKAGHALRINVGNSSHFIVNYDETLMNDIMTEVDQLQPVDQLQLLQDLSLLAAGNQISYAQIIPLLPKFAASRSNIVINILFNIVDQLRKFVTPGSADEKALKAFCNKLSAENVTHLGWQAKETDTSDDKLIRPIVLMAALYAENSSIYAAGHQIFTENKDNLAAIEASVRPHVLVNEVRNYHQPGLVADLIKQYQEAVDPYFKQDLLAAITMTTDKNELEKIVDNFENADIIKPQDLRAWYRSILLNQNGQQLAWDWLRQDWSWLEKTIGGDMEFTSYITVTAKVFDTAQRLTEFKEFFEPKIDQPGLGREIKMDTRVIATKAALVANEKAQVNEAIKAILSQDK; the protein is encoded by the coding sequence ATGACTGCAAAACATTTTTATGAAACTTTTCATCCTGATCATTATGACTTGTTTATTGATGTTAACCGTGAACAGAAAACAATTACCGGTACTTCAACAATTACCGGTGAGGCAATCGAAGATACAATTTTAATTAACCAAAAATATATGACTATTACAAAAGTCATGTGTGATGGTACTGAGGTTCCTTTCACCGTTGATGATGAGGAAGAAGCAATAAAAATTGCGGTAGGCAAAACTGGCAAAGTTACAGTTGAGATTACTTATTCTGCACCACTAACTGATACTATGATGGGAATTTATCCTTCATATTACAAAGTGAATGGCGTTAAAAAACAGATTATTGGAACACAATTTGAAACTACCTCAGCTCGTCAGGCTTTCCCATGCGTTGATGAACCTGAAGCAAAGGCCACTTTTTCGTTAGCCCTTAAATATGACGAGCACGAAGGCGAAACGACAATTGCTAATATGCCGGAAATTAAGGTTGAAAATGGCGTTCACTATTTTGAAAAAACAGTTAGAATGTCCAGTTACTTGATTGCGTTTGCGTTCGGTGAATTGCAATCTAAGATGACAGAAACCAAAGACGGCGTCAAAGTAGGCGTGTTTGCGACTAAAGCGCATCAAGCTAAGGAACTAAACTTTGCGCTTGATATCGCCAAGCGGGCAATTGAATTTTATGAGGAATTCTATCAAACTAAGTACCCATTACCACATTCTTGGCAATTAGCGCTACCTGACTTTTCTGCTGGGGCAATGGAAAACTGGGGCTTGGTTACTTACCGTGAAGCCGCAATTTTATTGGATCCAGACAATGCTACTCCTGAGCAAAAAGCTTATGTGGCAACAGTTATTGCCCATGAACTTGCTCACCAATGGTTTGGTGATTTGGTAACGATGAAGTGGTGGGACGATTTATGGTTAAACGAAAGTTTTGCCAACATGATGGAATATGTCTCAATTGACGCTTTAGAGCCTGAATGGCATGTTTGGGATAACGTTTACCAAATATCAGAAGTTCCTGCTGCTTTAAATCGTGATGCTACTGATGGTGTCCAACCAGTTCACGTTGAAGTTGAACATCCTGCCGACATTGATGCAATTTTTGATAGCGCGATAGTTTACGCTAAGGGCTCAAGAATGTTAGTAATGGTTCGCGCTTTATTGGGCGACGAAGCATTGCGCAAAGGGCTGAAGTATTACTTTGACCAACATCAGTTTGGCAATGCAACCGGTGACGATCTGTGGAATGCATTGTCTACTGCAACTGACTTAGATATTGGTAAAATTATGCACACTTGGCTCGATCAACCTGGTTATCCGGTTGTCACGGCTAAAGTTAATGCAGAAAATCATTTGGTTTTGAGCCAAAAGCAATTCTTTATTGGTGAAGGCAAAGATGCTAACCGTAAATGGGCAATTCCACTTAACGCCAATTTCGCTGCGCCACAAATTATGTCAGAGCGTGAACTTGATCTTGGTGATTATCAAGACCTGCGTGCAAAAGCTGGTCATGCATTACGCATTAATGTTGGTAATAGTTCGCACTTTATTGTTAACTATGACGAAACATTGATGAATGATATTATGACCGAAGTTGATCAATTACAGCCAGTTGATCAATTACAACTCTTGCAAGACTTGTCCTTGCTTGCTGCGGGTAACCAAATTTCTTATGCGCAAATCATTCCGCTATTACCGAAGTTTGCTGCATCTAGATCTAATATTGTCATTAATATTTTATTCAATATTGTTGATCAATTGCGGAAATTTGTCACTCCTGGATCGGCTGACGAAAAAGCGCTGAAGGCATTTTGCAATAAATTATCTGCCGAAAATGTAACCCACTTAGGCTGGCAAGCCAAAGAGACTGATACTTCAGATGATAAACTGATTCGACCAATCGTCTTAATGGCTGCGTTATATGCAGAAAATTCTTCTATTTATGCAGCAGGTCACCAAATTTTTACAGAGAATAAAGATAATTTGGCAGCCATTGAGGCATCAGTACGACCTCATGTTTTGGTAAATGAGGTTAGAAATTATCATCAACCTGGTCTTGTTGCCGACTTAATTAAGCAGTACCAAGAAGCAGTGGACCCATACTTTAAACAAGACTTGTTAGCAGCTATTACTATGACCACTGACAAGAATGAATTAGAGAAGATTGTGGATAATTTTGAAAATGCTGATATTATCAAACCCCAAGATCTTCGTGCTTGGTACCGCTCCATTTTACTTAACCAGAATGGTCAACAATTAGCATGGGATTGGTTACGTCAAGACTGGTCATGGCTTGAAAAGACAATCGGTGGCGATATGGAATTCACGAGTTATATCACTGTAACTGCGAAAGTTTTCGATACCGCGCAGAGATTAACTGAATTCAAAGAATTCTTTGAGCCAAAAATCGATCAACCAGGACTTGGTCGTGAAATAAAGATGGATACACGCGTGATTGCAACAAAAGCTGCTTTAGTTGCAAATGAAAAAGCTCAAGTTAATGAAGCAATCAAGGCAATTTTGTCGCAGGATAAGTAG
- a CDS encoding zinc ribbon domain-containing protein, translated as MKKCPNCGALMKSNVNFCTKCGADLRQIDNSSQEATAKSEDSHQIKGQSNSGENFEQNQAKPNAANNEQAQESQFQQAPTSVNTQETNSGRLYVVIQNYLQWCVDSWKRPFSAVIGESWYGWATILLDNLLIILGFYFCLKSVANGYGVGRIVSGFSLIGVIRVLLFALLFEATIIGGYYAGHYFIYGKTDGLIAFVNRGVHASNFNLILSSLVFIVLVLGPGNGTFVSVVLFIIFSLFYMGFQLTALGENRQPIRDKMYGYIISHLIILVAVLILLIAVIIFFSILYNSMHQSILYQIFSTLN; from the coding sequence ATGAAAAAATGTCCAAATTGTGGTGCATTGATGAAATCAAATGTCAATTTTTGTACTAAATGTGGGGCCGATCTGCGGCAGATAGATAATAGTTCCCAAGAGGCTACTGCTAAGTCAGAGGATTCACACCAAATAAAAGGTCAATCAAATAGTGGAGAAAACTTTGAGCAAAATCAGGCAAAGCCAAATGCTGCTAATAATGAACAAGCGCAAGAAAGTCAGTTCCAGCAAGCACCGACTTCAGTTAATACGCAAGAAACCAATTCAGGAAGACTATATGTCGTCATTCAAAATTACTTGCAATGGTGCGTTGATTCGTGGAAACGCCCATTTTCAGCGGTGATTGGTGAAAGCTGGTATGGCTGGGCTACAATTCTATTAGACAACTTGCTAATTATTTTAGGTTTTTATTTTTGCTTGAAGTCTGTGGCTAATGGTTATGGTGTAGGTCGAATAGTTTCTGGTTTTTCCCTTATTGGCGTGATTAGGGTACTGCTATTTGCACTTTTGTTTGAAGCAACTATCATTGGTGGCTATTATGCAGGACACTATTTTATTTATGGTAAAACTGACGGCTTAATTGCTTTCGTTAATCGGGGCGTTCATGCCAGCAATTTTAATTTGATATTATCATCGCTTGTTTTTATTGTTTTAGTATTGGGGCCAGGCAATGGCACATTTGTTTCTGTAGTATTATTTATCATCTTTTCGCTCTTTTATATGGGCTTCCAGCTAACTGCACTTGGTGAAAATAGACAACCTATTCGAGATAAAATGTATGGTTACATTATTTCTCATCTAATAATACTAGTAGCAGTCTTGATATTACTAATAGCAGTCATTATTTTCTTTTCGATACTATACAATTCAATGCATCAATCAATCTTATACCAAATCTTTTCAACCTTAAATTAA
- a CDS encoding L,D-transpeptidase family protein, producing MESRKNLKKYNNRNNLYLIIIGIVLILAVVFGVVLYNHHVESQRQAREFATNHFNPNVSIYGVKVGNLTVAKATAKINRQANNIVTLEKGKVAIERDPSINTIDRQTVRDYFAKQHTTMPNKKNYEYYYTDLESANSKLTSVSRASVTYKVAGKSYKLKANELLNKVIFKQGTFSFINSENLTAKLNKIDQEVSTIHKSYQFKVPVKNKLNSKAITVKNESYGWGVNVKKAQKAVEEAFLKGTTSLNGEDYIYGLGYSTYGLGYNKSNHGIGNDYVVVSLKKQELWIVRKGKLAVHLNDVVTGTENGGKGNRTPTGVWYIQYKESPAVLRGRNNDGSKYASPVKYWMPFTLSGCGLHDASWRGDWSKKAYLRGGSHGCVNIKPGEIKHVWHNVVKHEAVIVYD from the coding sequence ATGGAATCGAGAAAAAACTTAAAAAAATACAATAATCGCAACAATCTTTACCTAATCATTATTGGAATTGTTTTAATTTTAGCGGTTGTTTTCGGCGTAGTTTTATATAACCACCATGTCGAGTCACAAAGACAGGCAAGAGAATTTGCCACCAACCATTTTAACCCTAATGTAAGTATTTATGGTGTTAAAGTGGGCAATTTAACTGTTGCCAAGGCAACGGCCAAAATTAACCGCCAGGCCAACAATATTGTGACCCTTGAAAAAGGTAAAGTCGCAATCGAGCGTGATCCCAGCATTAACACAATTGATCGGCAAACTGTGCGTGATTATTTTGCTAAACAACACACAACCATGCCCAACAAGAAAAATTACGAGTACTACTATACTGATTTAGAAAGTGCCAACAGCAAATTAACGTCAGTTAGCCGTGCCAGCGTGACCTACAAAGTTGCCGGTAAGTCCTATAAATTAAAGGCAAATGAGCTCCTTAACAAGGTCATTTTTAAACAAGGTACATTCTCGTTTATTAATTCGGAGAATCTAACAGCGAAATTAAATAAGATCGACCAAGAAGTTTCGACAATTCATAAAAGCTACCAGTTTAAAGTACCGGTTAAAAATAAGCTTAATAGTAAAGCAATTACCGTCAAAAATGAGAGCTACGGCTGGGGCGTTAACGTCAAAAAAGCGCAAAAAGCAGTTGAAGAGGCCTTTTTAAAAGGTACAACCAGCTTAAATGGCGAAGATTACATCTATGGTTTAGGCTACAGTACTTATGGTCTAGGCTATAACAAGTCCAATCATGGAATCGGAAATGATTATGTTGTTGTTTCTCTCAAGAAACAAGAATTATGGATTGTCAGAAAAGGCAAATTAGCCGTTCACTTAAACGATGTTGTTACTGGAACTGAAAATGGCGGCAAAGGAAACCGTACCCCTACTGGCGTATGGTATATTCAGTATAAAGAGTCGCCTGCTGTTTTACGTGGCCGCAACAATGACGGTTCAAAGTATGCCTCTCCGGTAAAATACTGGATGCCGTTTACTCTTAGCGGTTGCGGATTGCATGATGCCAGTTGGCGCGGCGATTGGAGTAAAAAAGCATACTTGCGGGGCGGTTCTCACGGTTGCGTCAATATTAAGCCAGGTGAAATCAAGCATGTTTGGCATAATGTTGTTAAGCATGAAGCAGTCATCGTCTATGACTAA
- a CDS encoding DUF4931 domain-containing protein encodes MENDPLIFDVNIAKEKPNSYRKTKNKSGCPFCAPDELSNIYDRNGDMIWLRNKYPTLRDTVQTVLIESSDHQGDITTYSTKQNRALMRFSLACFNKMRKQEEFRSTLWYKNFGPQSGGSLIHPHMQIVGLKKQDGYHYLSEKNFNGVTLFNQENVEVNIARFPVQGYIEININLLNSAGIDLWADWIQCGAKYMLTVLSNGRCDSYNLFFYPRKNNVICAKLIARFAAPPYFVGYKLSQVDNEEKLQDEAQKLRQFFAITANK; translated from the coding sequence ATGGAAAATGATCCGTTAATTTTTGATGTTAATATTGCCAAAGAAAAGCCCAATTCATACCGGAAAACCAAGAATAAGTCAGGCTGTCCCTTTTGTGCACCAGATGAATTGAGCAATATTTATGACCGTAACGGCGATATGATCTGGCTGCGCAACAAATATCCTACGTTGCGTGATACGGTTCAAACTGTTCTAATTGAGTCGAGCGATCATCAAGGCGATATTACCACCTATTCTACTAAACAAAACCGGGCGTTAATGCGTTTTTCTTTAGCATGCTTTAATAAAATGCGAAAGCAAGAAGAGTTTCGGTCAACCTTGTGGTATAAAAATTTTGGCCCGCAATCGGGTGGATCACTCATTCATCCTCATATGCAGATTGTTGGCCTGAAAAAGCAAGACGGCTACCATTATTTGTCAGAAAAGAATTTTAATGGGGTTACTTTGTTTAACCAGGAAAACGTAGAAGTCAATATTGCTCGTTTTCCGGTTCAAGGCTATATTGAAATTAATATCAATTTGCTTAATAGCGCCGGTATAGACTTGTGGGCAGATTGGATTCAATGCGGGGCAAAATATATGCTGACGGTTCTTTCGAATGGCCGGTGTGATTCGTATAACCTCTTTTTTTATCCGCGAAAAAATAATGTGATTTGTGCTAAGCTGATTGCGCGTTTTGCTGCGCCACCATATTTTGTTGGCTACAAACTATCCCAAGTAGATAACGAAGAGAAATTACAGGACGAGGCCCAAAAATTACGGCAGTTTTTTGCTATCACCGCTAATAAATAA
- a CDS encoding ECF transporter S component: MRREQTRNLAITALFIAIFLLQTFVPNIGYIRILPGLPAITTAPLTVAVYSLLMGPVAGTCFGIFWGLLRVILAYTQPGDMVSLILFQNIFISFIPSICAGLFPGLIGKASQNKSRGVKEGSYIVAGAVTSLTNTVLVILLTSLIFMGNSSRLMGYMGNFATGTPLIQALIIALGMNGLIEAIFTAIVTPIIVTPLKTVMSRAR, encoded by the coding sequence ATGCGTAGAGAACAAACTAGAAACTTGGCAATTACTGCCTTATTTATTGCAATTTTTTTACTGCAGACTTTCGTCCCTAATATTGGTTATATCCGTATTTTGCCTGGCTTGCCTGCAATTACTACAGCGCCGTTGACTGTTGCTGTTTATTCACTGTTAATGGGACCGGTTGCCGGAACTTGTTTTGGCATTTTCTGGGGACTGCTACGGGTGATCCTAGCATATACCCAGCCTGGAGATATGGTCAGCTTAATCCTATTCCAGAATATTTTTATTTCATTTATCCCAAGTATTTGTGCGGGACTTTTCCCAGGGCTAATTGGTAAGGCCAGTCAAAATAAGAGTAGAGGCGTTAAAGAAGGCAGCTATATCGTTGCTGGTGCAGTTACGTCATTAACAAATACGGTTTTAGTCATTCTTTTGACTAGTCTCATTTTTATGGGAAATTCCTCCAGGCTAATGGGGTATATGGGCAATTTTGCCACGGGAACACCTTTGATCCAAGCACTGATTATTGCGCTTGGCATGAATGGACTGATTGAAGCAATCTTTACTGCTATCGTTACGCCAATTATTGTTACCCCGTTAAAAACCGTGATGAGTAGAGCTAGATAG
- a CDS encoding ABC transporter ATP-binding protein produces MTEILRVDQVTKTYGKRGEKQYQALKGINFAVNSGEFVAIMGASGSGKTTLLNILSTLDKPTTGHVFINHQDNSTLNANQLADFRSKQIGFIFQDFNLLENLTNRENIALPLTLQGVKSSRIDPLVDRIAARLSISQIINKYPAEVSGGQKQRVAAARALVHEPAILLADEPTGALDSKSARELLDTMSDLNTNDGITTLMVTHDPLAASFASRILFIKDGKIGEQLLKQDLPRQKFYHQLLEHLGTEE; encoded by the coding sequence ATGACTGAAATTTTACGAGTAGATCAAGTTACTAAAACCTACGGTAAACGAGGAGAAAAGCAATATCAGGCACTTAAGGGGATTAATTTCGCCGTTAATTCAGGTGAATTCGTTGCCATCATGGGTGCTTCTGGTTCAGGTAAAACTACTTTGCTTAATATTCTTTCTACACTTGATAAACCGACAACGGGCCACGTTTTTATTAATCACCAAGACAACAGCACGCTTAATGCCAACCAGCTAGCAGACTTCAGGAGTAAGCAAATTGGTTTTATTTTTCAAGATTTTAATTTACTGGAAAATTTGACTAACCGCGAAAATATTGCCTTACCGTTGACACTTCAAGGGGTAAAGTCTAGTCGAATTGATCCGTTAGTTGACCGTATTGCTGCTAGGTTAAGTATTAGTCAGATTATTAATAAATATCCGGCTGAAGTTTCCGGCGGGCAGAAGCAAAGAGTTGCCGCAGCTAGGGCTTTAGTACATGAACCAGCAATTTTATTAGCTGATGAACCCACTGGAGCTCTTGATTCAAAGAGTGCCCGTGAACTGTTAGATACAATGAGTGACTTAAATACAAACGATGGTATTACAACCCTAATGGTTACGCATGATCCACTTGCCGCTAGTTTTGCTAGCCGTATTTTGTTTATTAAAGACGGAAAAATTGGTGAGCAACTACTCAAGCAAGATTTACCGAGACAAAAGTTTTATCACCAATTGCTTGAACACTTAGGTACTGAAGAATAG
- a CDS encoding FtsX-like permease family protein yields MIWKLSLTGIKSRLKNYLVLFSGLIVASMIFYMFLTIAINPSFISHDVNASTDYLNFTFAFGIVLLVLITFVYLINANSLLLSMRKHDYGMFMSLGAKSSRIGLLIFIETLITGILATIAGIVLGFGLTAIVSQLLITKLNLQITHFAVIYPPAIGWTLIFFIFMFFWGAIHNVRKLTHTPIISLLKEDQKPAKLGNHPIKLAVEAVLGLLLLAAGYHILGLPLNMFLLIIPGALITIVAGTYFIFDAACVGVINFLIKKRSLSYRGLRVFILGQLKFRLHDLTKILTIISLLFALALGAITVGLNFTTLKDLGKESIYYDNIVVSASPAVKTEVAKLHISTEQTYHYKENRKNLFLMRDELKKQPVKDKEAYLAGHEPTYKTVNLALSDLAKSDTHANNAFSSLLGTTKKIKLVSHSDWQNLPGKPHFLSLMLVKNFEQDYPILLKIQQLQLKENPHYLNQFNESKPVFYQLISNFSGGFEFMGFFLGLAFLTMLASTLMFKVLSGAARDRIRYQMLYQIGARRRVLSSAVKSELGTLFLLPAVLGILDVLFGLKLFRILLPNPYHHLWIPFTIFIVLYFIYYAITVKLYQKVVLPQEK; encoded by the coding sequence ATGATTTGGAAACTTTCTTTAACGGGCATCAAAAGCCGACTTAAAAACTATCTCGTTCTTTTTTCAGGCTTAATAGTTGCTAGCATGATCTTTTACATGTTTTTAACGATTGCTATTAATCCTTCTTTTATTAGTCATGATGTCAATGCCTCAACGGATTATCTAAATTTTACTTTTGCCTTTGGGATCGTTTTATTAGTCCTGATTACTTTTGTTTACTTAATTAATGCCAATTCGCTTTTGCTCAGTATGCGCAAGCATGATTACGGTATGTTTATGTCGCTAGGAGCCAAAAGCAGCCGCATCGGGCTATTGATTTTTATCGAAACCTTAATTACTGGGATATTGGCTACAATTGCAGGTATTGTCTTGGGCTTTGGCTTAACTGCTATTGTGTCACAATTACTCATTACAAAATTAAATTTACAGATTACTCACTTTGCTGTGATTTATCCGCCAGCAATTGGCTGGACACTCATTTTCTTCATTTTCATGTTCTTTTGGGGCGCTATTCATAATGTGCGAAAATTAACCCACACGCCAATTATTAGCTTACTCAAGGAGGATCAAAAACCTGCTAAACTAGGTAATCATCCGATTAAGCTTGCAGTTGAAGCTGTTTTGGGTCTGCTACTATTAGCGGCTGGTTACCATATCTTGGGTCTGCCTTTAAACATGTTTTTACTAATTATTCCAGGTGCACTTATAACAATTGTTGCAGGAACGTACTTTATTTTTGATGCCGCGTGTGTTGGCGTCATTAATTTCCTAATTAAAAAAAGATCTCTTTCTTATCGCGGATTGCGCGTTTTCATCTTGGGCCAATTGAAGTTTCGCCTGCATGACTTAACTAAAATCTTAACTATTATTTCACTGCTATTTGCTTTGGCATTGGGTGCAATCACTGTGGGACTTAACTTCACTACTCTTAAAGATTTGGGTAAAGAAAGCATCTATTACGACAATATTGTTGTCAGCGCATCGCCCGCAGTTAAAACCGAAGTTGCCAAATTACATATTTCTACTGAGCAAACCTACCATTATAAAGAAAATCGCAAGAATTTATTTTTAATGCGTGATGAGCTAAAAAAGCAGCCGGTTAAAGACAAAGAGGCCTATTTAGCAGGTCATGAACCAACATATAAAACTGTCAATTTAGCACTTAGTGACCTTGCTAAAAGTGATACACATGCAAACAATGCCTTTAGTTCACTACTAGGGACGACTAAGAAAATTAAACTAGTATCCCATTCTGACTGGCAGAACTTACCCGGTAAGCCTCATTTCTTGTCGCTAATGTTAGTTAAAAATTTCGAACAGGATTACCCAATTTTATTAAAGATTCAGCAATTGCAACTAAAAGAAAATCCGCATTACCTTAACCAATTTAATGAGAGCAAACCGGTTTTCTATCAATTAATTAGCAATTTCAGTGGCGGGTTTGAATTTATGGGCTTTTTCTTGGGACTCGCTTTCCTGACCATGCTGGCTTCTACCTTGATGTTTAAGGTACTAAGCGGGGCAGCTAGGGACCGTATTCGTTACCAGATGCTTTATCAAATTGGTGCGCGAAGAAGAGTTTTAAGTTCAGCAGTTAAAAGTGAACTGGGTACATTATTCTTGCTGCCTGCGGTACTAGGAATACTAGATGTTTTATTTGGATTGAAACTATTTAGGATTCTTTTGCCTAATCCGTACCATCACTTATGGATCCCGTTTACAATTTTTATTGTTTTGTACTTTATCTACTATGCAATCACGGTCAAGCTCTACCAGAAAGTCGTCTTACCACAGGAAAAATAA